The stretch of DNA TGCTGCACTGGTGGTACTTGAgccatgtgtgtttgtggtggtgGTCCTGGAGAGTGCAGGGTGGACAGGCTTCCTCCACCTGTGTAATGGGAAGAGGCTGCCACAGTCAAACTGGCAGGGGATGGGGGTGCCTGTGCCACTGGAAACCAACCTGGTGGAGCCACCTGCACAAATAAGGTAATACTTAGAGActatgactgaaaaaaaatgatcttTTGGTACTGTTGGCTCTTGAAACTCCCTAAAACTCTTACTGCTTTCTGACTTGGTTTTATCAAGTCCTGGTTTTGTTTGGTAATACAAAATCATTTACAAGAGCATTTACGATTAAAAAACTAGAATACATTGCACCCtatgaaaatttatttttgtgtcagaTTAATAAATGTGATAAATATGATCATGTTTAGTCCTACCTCTGTTGGCTGGCTCCAGCCTGCCAATTCCTGCACCTGCTGAATTTGCTTAATTTGATTCAGTGAAGGCTTAGGTGGGGTGGTGCTTACTGTCTCCTTTGTCCAATTATCAACAAGTTTGTGCAGTTCATCTGTGAATGTGCTCTTTCTTAGAGGACTGTgttctgtgaaaaaaatgaggTGACTCGTCACAGCACCAAGTGGCATTAAATACTGCATGCTGACCTGATTTAGCACTATTATGCTAAACTGTACCTCTTTTAGCAGGCAGTGATGTGTGGTGCTCTGGCTTGCAGTATAGCGACAGCCTGTTCTTTTCACTACCTGAAAAACTGCTTGACTGTTGAATCCCTGGATGGCACATACAAGAAACAGTTATGCAGAGaacaattatataaaaaaaagtgagaagaaAGATTAAAGGCCTCACCAGAATGTGTAACTCCATTGTTGTCCATGTGAGAGTGAGGCCTGGGCCGAAGCTTGGTTTTGGATGGCCTGGGCCTGCGAGGAGAGAGGGCAGGAGGCATTGTGGGAAGAGGAGGGGTACGAGACAAGGAGGCAGGCAGGCTCTGTCTTTGGTCTTTGAGAGAACGAAGCTGTCTGTACAGCTCCTGAAGCTCTCTGTTCTGCTGTGCCTGAAGGGAAACCACCTCTTTGATGTGCCTACAGAGAAAGAGATTGGTTATGCACTGTGGGaaagaaaccaaaataaacagAGATAAAGCAGAAAATTCAATAAATGGAGAGACAAAAGTCTCGTACAATAATAAAACTTCTTCCCCTCGCTGACTTACTTTTCTCTGAGCTTGTGTAGTTCTCTTCTCAGTTCTTCATCCTCCAGCTCactctcatcatcatcatcgctgCTTCCCAGGGGTGAATGGCTCTGCCCAGGACCTCGAGGGGGGTGGGCCATTGAGGGAGTTCTCTTACTATCTTCTTTATCTCCATCCTTTGCCCGACatttcctcctctccctctccaagTCAGGGGACACTGGGGAGCTGTCAGTCTGCCTGTCATCTTTCTTAGTCTCAGTTTGGGTTACTGAGAAACGTCCAACTTTTCTGTGAGTGCTGCCATGGCCTGATGGCTGAGCCTTTGGGGGAGAGGTCTGGGGCACTGGAGTCACCTGATGGTAGATAATGTGGGAAACATTAATCGCTTGTTCAGACTGCCCAAAAGATTGAGAGTAATAAGAATTAGTTGATGTGCTCCTACCTGAAAACGTCCTTTGCATGGCTGAGGTCGATTAAGTGGTGCTCTCTCCTTCTCATCTTTAAGTGCCTGACTGCTTGAATTTCCTCCTGATGAAGAGAAAGGGATGAAAACAAAGGGGGTAGACAAGGACAAagatacaaaaacacagacacgtataaaaaaacacataaatgaggagacagacagacacacacacaaaggcaaatgaaacaaaaaaatgtacatgACAGTGAGAAATACAAGTGTACAAAGACAGACACAGGGGACAAACACAAGGGCACAGTGTTAAAAATCGGCCACTAATATCACACAACAATTACAATGTGACTTATTAACTTGCATGCAGTTCTACAAAACGTGTAATCATGCTTTCTGTGgatttcagttttaaaatgaagtttttGTGAATGTAAAGTTGTTAAAAGAAATCTATGCGGCGTGTGGAGAGGAGTGGTAAATGCATCCATTAAAAgcaaaattattaaattaaaaaacatattATGAAATAGTTAAATACAGTGTAGCCCACCCACCCGCACATCCACGCTCTCATTCTCACTTACTCATCACTGCTTCACCCACACATTAGACAACATAACCCAATATCACATTTAAGATCTGTGTCAGAGCAACAGTGATATTGGTCAGTGTGTTTGATATTTGGGATTACTACATTAGAGAAGTGTGTACATGGAACATCACagccatttttaaggaaaaaacataaaaatgaacataaaatATGCAAGCCTGATACAGGTGTTACTTACAGATAATGGTCCATTATTAGTCACTTGTGTAGAACATAACATACATGCTCATGCTTGTGCTCTTGTAACAGAAGATCTAAGCTACtgctacatacagtacatacataaACACAATTACATGCAAGATGACTTGAATACTTCAAAAACGTGATAAAACTTAGCCACATGAAAAGCCTAATCATGTGCAAAAGAGCCCAACAGTAACTTATGCGCACAATGTATGCTAACATATTATGACCTTCATATGTTTTACACTAATAATGCAAAAAAGATACTTTATAGATGCATCCATTACAACTACATCATATATCAGTGTTATGGAGCAGTGCTACACTGTATGAGCTTACAGGGTAAGCCTATATGTATTCTGAAtgacaaaaaattacataatATTAGCTAAGCATCTGTGTTATCTGTGTAATGATGTGAGATGCATTACGCTGTCTACACTGagtcagcaggtggaggtgagaTGGTTGTTGCTGGCAGTGCCTGTGGACTTGGGTCAATGAAGGGAGGTGTGATGTGAAGGAATATTTCCTGGGCACAGGCACAGCTTGTCTTTACTCCAGAGCTCATCGGCACTGGCAGGACATCAGATTTCTGATGCCAAACTCTTCCTACACTGTGCCAATCTCCCACCCTCCTCTACGCTCCACTGTTCTCGCCCCTGAGTGAGCAACTCATGCAAAAAGAAAGACTGCCAAGAAAATGAAATTTAGTAAAAAGGaatttagaaaaaataaaataaaacaaaaacaaacagtaatgTATGCAGTGATGTCAACACTGGGGACTTACATGGGGACTATAGTCAAATAGCATTATACAAAAACAGAATTATTTAGCTGGAAACATTAATGTccattaacattaacatttatgTCTTTACGGTTAAAAAGTTACTTTCTATGTTAAAATTAGTACTAGTTATTAGATTCAGGTCCATGCCCCAACAtcccattctctctctctcgctctctcgctctctctcgcgcGCTTACTCCCTAAAAGGACGCTACCTTGCTGGACTCTGGGCTTCTTGAACAAGCTGGCGGAGTGGCGCAGTTTGCATGCCCAGTTTTTGAATTTTCGAGTCCAGGATTTCTTGCTAACAGGATTTCTGATACTAGGACATGTCAGGTTTAGGCCAAAATATCCACCTCCTgcattgtgctgctgctgtccatGCCGGAGGGGGATCGGTTGCTGATTGGGGGGCCATGATGCATCTCCAGTGGCACTGGTATCAGAGTGTGAGGGTACAGCCTAGAACAGTTAAGACAATTAAGAGTGGCTGCATGGAGTTGAGACATAAAAAAACGTAGAGATACTCAAACATTTATATAATACAAATAATCACAGACAGTTGAAACATAGTGGAATCCCCTTTACACACTGAAACAGTACAAAAAATAGAATCGACTACAGTCAAAGACAAACTGAAAGAGAATTTACTTAAAATCGAATCCATGGTATTCACTCACAAGAATGGTTGGCTCTCCTGGTACAGGTGGGCGTCGGGGCTCAGCAGAGTCATCCTGATTGGGAGGCAGAAGTGAGGTGGGTAGGTTGGATGAGACAGAGGTGGTGTGGAGTGATAGGCCAGGCTGCTGCTCCACTTGGTCCAACTCCACAGAGTTGGGCACTTCTGTGGAAGCTTTCTCCGCACCTCCTTCCCTCTCTGGGTCAGGAGAGGTGGAAGATGAACGGGAGGTAGTGGAGGAAGTAGTGGAGGATGAGGAGTGTGGGGAAGTAtctgagatggaggcaggtggGGGGAAAGATAAGAGGTGGATTGACTGTGGTTCTGATGACTCATCACCACCTGCTGATGTGGAGGCAGCTGATGCTGGGCCAGAGGTAGCTCCCCCAGCCAGTGCTGTCCCACTGCTGTACTCCTGATACAACAAATTTCTTAGCTTTTCATCCAGAGTCTTTATGCGATTGTCTACAAATTCAATTTTGGGGGGGCCTTCACTATCTGACTCGGCTACAGAGGAAGGCTGAGCAGGGGATGGTGTCATTATGTGGGACAGCATGGGCAAGGGGGCTTCAGCAGTACCCAAATGCAGAGGTGGCAGAGAGGAGTCAGAAGAGGGATGAAAAGGGGCAGAATAACTGCTTGTCTCCTCTGTAACACTCGTCTCTCCTGTGGACACCTCTGACTCTGACATCTGTAAGGAGGACTGCTTCTGCAGTGgaaactgcagctgtttgtggggTGTGTCCATGGCTTTAAAGATCTCCTGttgctgttctgtgtattgtgaCTGTTTCTGTGCCTGTATGTGTTGCGGTAACAGCTCAACAGGTACTTGGGTTTGTTGTGGAACCTGCTGTTGTGGTACTAGGCAAACATTTAGCTGTGTCTGCTGTTGAAGAAACTGCTGACTAACTGACTGGGGCAGCATTTGGTTTTGATCTGGTTTCAAAGCTGCGGCACCCATAAACATCtgaagttgctgctgctgtagctgctgTTGCACCATTTGCTGTTGCTGTAAGTGTAATGTCTGTTCTAGGTTtaactgttgctgctgctgttgatcaATGTGGGCCTGTTTGGGGGGCAGCAGAGAAGCAGGAGCCATAATCTGCTGTTGTAACTGCTGTAactgaggctgctgcagcaaCTGTGGGACATATTGTGCTGTCTGCTGTTGTATAAGGGGTTGTTCGGTTGGTTGTAGAGGAAATGGTGGCAGAGACAGAGACTGTTGTAACACCTCTGTATGACACTGCTGAGGCAGTGCCTGCACCTCAGTCAGCTGTTGGTGAAGTGGTATCTGTTTTTGAATTAGCTGCTGTTGATGTAACTGCTGGAGAGACTGTTGAAGTGCTTGTTCCTGCTGCAGTGGAATTTGTTCTTGGTACACTTGATGTTGTGATTGTTGTGGTGGTGTTGGCTGCTGTATTTGTTGCTCAAACTGCATTGGCTGcagttgctgttgtggtgatggTACTTGCTGCTGTGATATAGACTGTAGCTgttggtgtggttgttgtgggGCTTGTTGGGCTACTTGGGTGaatgtctgctgctgctctatGCCAAGTTGGCTTACAGCAGAAGGCATGACtacagcaggaggaggggaaTGAAAAGAGGCTGAAGATTGGTCCATTGCAGACATACACGGCCTTGAAGCAGCGATCACAGTATTGTCTATAATTTGACTCGCAGTAGAACAAACACTGGTTCCAGGAGAAGAGAGATTATCAGGAAGAATAGTGGTGGGTGAGGGAGACACAACAGTAGGAGCAGCAGACAAGCTGGGGAggctagcagcagcagcagcagcagcgggcGTTGTTATAGTTGAGGGAGCAATGGGAATTTGGTCAGCGGAAGCTAAGATAAGGCCAGCTGAGGTGGTGACAGGGACAGGGACTGGTCCAGGCTTGGTTTCAGGTGCCGTGTGATGAATAGGAGCAGAGGGGATCATGGAGGTGGGTGCTAAAACAGTGGAGTCTGGGGGGGAGGTGGCAGAAAGGGTGGGGTAGGAAGGAGAGCCTATTCCAGTCAAGGACTCCAGACTCTGGGATCCTTCGCTCTCTACAGCCACAGAAATGTACACAGAGTTAAGTTTCTGTTATGTGGTCAAATGGGCCATGTTAATAAGCCAAAGCAGTAAAACTGACATGAGTAGAGCTCACCTTTCTCTATTTTAGGAGACTGGGGAATCCTTGTCTCTGTAGTGGGTGGTGGTGTGGCTGCTCCCTGACTGGAAAGAGAGTCTCTATGGCGGATAGTCTGGTTGATAAAGAAGCGCCAGCGTCCCACTGGGGAGGAATGGGGCACTGGGTCCACTGAGATACCACAAAGATTGTTTACTACTAAGTTATATCACATAAAACATATTCCTATTTTACCAAAACTTTTTTTGAgtaagaaaatatatatatttaaacttaCCAGAGTAAGTGGGAGTGCTGACTTGTAACTGGTCAGTTGATCCAGTctaacacagaaaaaaggatttatatatatatttttttaataaatattcattttgaTCAGATTCGTCATTattcaaacaaaacagaaaaactggagAAGACAAGCTGAAAGATGTACCTCTGAATGGGTCTGAAGAATTTCATGGGCTTTCTTAACTATTGCTCTGAGCTCCTCAACAAATTTATCTTTCTCCACATCAAGGACAAAGTCCTCCTCTACCTGTGAGATTTTACCAAATGGAAgtcatcaaaaatgaaaaacaataccTTTCAGAATAAGTGTAAACTACTGGAATACACAAGAGGGTACCATATAATCTGCTATGTCCTCAGGTGCATCCCCTTCAATGTCAAACTTAAATGTCACCATCTTGTTGCTATGCGTCTCCAGCTGACATTCCACCATATTGTCCCCACTGCCGGACACCTATTAAGTACAAGACAAATGATcacatttattctattaaaattCCCTGGTAAAAAATATACAGCATATTGTAAACAAATTGtgtttcctgtattttttcACCTGAAGCATGCTCAGTTGAAACTGGTGTTTCTCAGGCTTCTGACTGGAAGCTCTTCTCTGAGGCTTTAGTTTCTCTAATTTCCCATTCGCCAAGAGCTGCAAGGTGTCTTCACCACTGGCTGCTATAGACCTAAGTGCGTCATGGATATTATAAATGGTCTTGTAAATCTCAagtgtaaaaatacaaacaaattcCAAAAAAactgggacactgtgtaaaatgtaaataaaaactgaattcaatGAATTGCAGAtctcataaactcatatttaatttataataGAACACTGACACTATATCAGATGTTTAAATTGGGAAAAATAATgtgattttgaatttgatggcagcatcaTTTTATCATCCCtctcttcttttaaaaacagtctgtaaacgtctgggaactgaggagaacAGACGCTGGAATTTTGGATGATTAACGTTATCCCACTCTTGTCTGATACAGAAttgtagctgctcaacagtcctgggtcttttttgtgatatttttctttgtggtaTTTTTTATTCCCTGATGCACTGAATATTTTcaattggtgaaaggtctggactgcaggcagaccagtccagcacctggactcttctactatgaagccatgctgttgtaataaatTCTGcccaaaatgcaaagaaatttgtgtttggttgataaTTTCTTTGTTGGAACAacgcttcttggcaataaatcttatactgttggaaagcctctTTATTCCCCcctttaaatggagccacatttgaaaggaaaatgcatttgtgggttgagcagcagagttgagtatgtgggttgtgctcatgaaaaacttgccaaatatTTTCtcccaatgccaaacagcttatgtGCTAAGTTTAGTTGCAGTATTCAGTCTAGAAtcatcttgctgaaatatgcaaggccttccctaaAAAGACATAATCTGAATAGGAGTATATGTTCctctaaaacctgtatttaCTTTTGAGCATTGATGTTGCCTTTCCAGATGCGCAAGCTGCCAACTCCACAGGCACTCATGTACTCCGATACCAtgagagatgcaggcttttgaactaaGTGCTAATAACAAGCCGGATGGTCCCTCTTCTCTTTAGTCTGGCGTACACAGCActcatgttttccaaaaagaatttcaaatttaattcgtctgaccacagaacagttttacactttgcctcagtccattttaaatgagctttggcccagagaagactGCAGCGTTTCTAGATAATGTGAATCATATGGCTGCTTCCCTGCACAaaagagctttaacctgcatttgtggatggtacaccaaactgtgttcacagacagtgtttTTGCTAAGTGTTTTTAAAACCCATGCAGCAATTTCCGTGACAGAATCATGCCCGTTTTCTCTGTTAAAATATGGgcttatgagatttgcaaatcactgcgttctgtttttatttacattttcatgcatCTTTAGAGTTCTTTCACTGTCACTACAACTTTTAAATTGTTTGTTGAATTGCTATTATGAGCACTTGTGCTTTTTGTGCTTAGCCATTTCTGTGCAGCGAGCAAACATCAACTTCTGTGTAAAACTGGCCTGATTTTCTTTGTCCAGATTCATCACTGGTGATGAGAGCCAAGTCCTTGGCTATGACGCAAAGaccaaacagcagttttcagataaAAATTTTGCAGTGTCAAATTCCATATGTGGTACATTGACTCAGAGGTGCAACCAGAAgcataattttaattattttcaacaTTAACAGTTGTGTGCACCAGGAATCTTTCCCTGTGAACTTTTGCCACATGTATGAAATACAGTGCAGAGCAGGCACAAATGCAGGGAGACTTCCACAGAATGATCTAAAAACAGCAGCCATGCTGGATTCTAATTTAAAACATCATTACATTTCAAGACTCTTTCATGgtttataaaatatatctgTGTCTTGCACTACTGCTTATCTGCAAAATGCCAAAATGTCAGTATCAGGTATTACCTGTATATGGAACTCAGACTGTAATAATATCACTTACCCTGACAAAGAATGACGATCTGCACTTGTCTTACAAGGACCGTCCTGTAGAGTgacatgtatacacacacacacacaaagcatgcCAGCATGAAGAAAACCATGCAAAAACACATTAGCTATGTTAGAGTCAAGTAAAACAATAATGTGACTATGACAAATGACATATATAACATGTTCTATGAAGACACTTTGTAATCAGAATCTGTTAGTATGAATCAAAAAGGTGCAGTCAAAGCCTCTCTCAAATGTTTAGATAGCAATATTCTCACTTATTCTGCTGATATGTcagtaaattaaaattattttgtaattaaTACAGCAAACTTTCATATTTCCTGTACCTGAGCAATGCCCAGCAGGGAAAGGTCACAGTCTTGCAGCGAGGCTTGGGTCAGTTTTGGGGCATTAGAATCAAGTGATTGTAGAGTAGTAACAGGCAGAGGGGAGGCGGGTATAAAGTCGGCTTGCCCTGGTAAGGTTACCTGGGCCATTGGTGGAGATGTAGGCAGCTCTGGAGTAGGGGCAGCGGTAGGATAGGTGGATGGTAGGGATGTAAGACATGGTAATGTGGGAGGACATGAGGTATGCAGAGGGCTTTGGGGCATTTGTTGTGCAGGAAAGACAGCTTGGGACAGAATAGGCTGTTCAGATAtaggtgtctctgtgtgtgtctgagtgtgtgtctgtgtttgagaGTGTGCTTGGGCCTGActgctggtctgtgtgtgtgtgagagctggtAGCATCTGCTTGGGCTGGTGCTGCGGAGAAGGAGGGGCACCTGGCACTGGGTGGCTATAGAGGGGCAGGGTCCTGCCCTGGGACTGAGGTTCAGCCATATTACAGGGTCCTAATTGTCCAGAAGCAAGGGTCATCAGAGGTGAAGTAGGTTGACACTGTGAGGGAAGCTGACTCTCATCAAGGGGTATCAAAGCCTGTTTCATAGGAAGTGGTTGTTGAATGGGAGTTGGGATGGTCTGCGCTGGTAACTGGGCCTGTGGGGGTGGCATGGCTAGAGATTGCTGCACGTGAGAAAGCTTTGGCAGCTGTTGCTGGTACTGTTCAGTATACTGAGGCACAGCAGGTTGAGACATGGACTGAATTACTGAAGGGTCAGCCTGAACAACTGGATGTACTGATCTTTGACCTGGGACTTGGGCTTGTACGGCCTGCAGAGGATGAAGAGGGGCAGCTACCGAACTGAGACCATCTGTTTTAATTCCACCACTTCCAGCTGAGCCCGGAGAAAGAATCATCTGCTGATACTGGATTACTGGCTGCTGTTGTTCCAACTGTTGGGCAATACGAGTTATATCCGGCTGTACAGGTGGTATGGCTTGCTGGGTAGGCTGAGGGACATACTGAGTAGTCAAAGGTCCAGTAGCAGGCTGAGCATGTAACTGGCTAATTTGCTGGCCTTGAGTTTGTTGTTGAAGCTGGGGTTGAATGAGCCCTGGCATCTGAGTATTTTGCTGAACAGTAGTTTCATGCTGGATCTGACTGGGAATTGAAGGAATTGCAGCTGGAGGCTGGACAATAGTTTGTTGCCCCATCATTTGAATATCAACTTTTGGGACCTGGCCATGCAGTGGTTGTGACTGGGTAAAAGTTGTGCTCAGAGGATGAGTCTGGATTCGCTGAGAAGTTACCTGATTCTGCATGGGAGGGACAGGCCCAGGATAACTACTCTGTGAAGGAATCTGCTGTTTCTGGATAAGTTGTGTGTGTCCCTGAATCAATGACAATGGAGGAGTTACCTGGCTTTCAGTCATAGCTTGAGATGCTTGGACTGCAGACTGAGCTATAAACTGGGCTGGGATCTGGCCCTGGTTCTGGGGGTGAACCTCACTTTGTCCTTGCACTGGGACACTTGCAGGCATCTGGACAGGGATCTGTGTAGTTGGAATGGTCATGGCGACTTGGGCCTGAGACATAATATGAGTTTGGTGATGAATGGCCTCAGTACTGACTGGTGCTCCAACTGATATACGAGGTTCCATTACAGACGTGTGCTGCTGTGGTTGGGCAAcaaatgcctgctgctgctgctgctgctgcatcagtACCACTTGCTGCTGTTGCTCTATCACTTGTTGCTGAGAGGCGTGAGGTGTAAAGTGAGCAGAGTTTAGTTGTGAGATATTCATGTGCTGTATATCAGCTGGTCGCTGATGAATCTGCTGCTCGCTGTTGCTTTGTGGAATAGGGACAGCttcttgtttttcagtttgctgAAGTTGAATGATGGCAGCTTGCTGTTGCTCTTGAATCTGTTGCTTTATCATAGCCTGTTGCTGTAATCTTTCTGCTTGTTGTTGTAACAGGACTTGCTGCTGACGCTGTTGTTCTAACTGTTGTTGCAAAAgagcttgctgctgctgctctatcTGCTGCTTGAGCTGTGCTTGTTGCTGCTCTTGTTGCTGTAGCTGAGCTTTTTGttgtagctgctgctgttgctgaatAATTAACTGCTGTTGTATTCGTGCCTGTTGCTGTTCCATTTGTCGGATTAAGGCTTGCTGTTGCAGTTGTTCATTTTGCTGTTGCGTCTGCTGGAGTTCCTGCTTCAATAAAATTTGTTGCTCGTTCTGCCCACTTTGTTGCTGAttctctgtttcctt from Archocentrus centrarchus isolate MPI-CPG fArcCen1 chromosome 7, fArcCen1, whole genome shotgun sequence encodes:
- the wnk3 gene encoding uncharacterized protein wnk3 isoform X1, giving the protein MATDPGEPTGTEDSSEKPDGQKEEDPEWEGKVDQQRERTDSTPLDSSSSQTEEGRAAAKEDGGIRGGGRGEASKEETILRPVSFSTPSLPIDTGQKRLRREKRFFRKSVEICEEDDEVDLPTMASHSAPHLELRSSDSVFSSSAQQHGAPSSCAALGHEPSCTGSVHEPGKDASSSAPVQRGKERDREQEEEAEMKAVATSPGGRFLKFDIELGRGAFKTVYKGLDTETWVEVAWCELQDRKLTKAEQQRFKEEAEMLKGLQHPNIVRFYDSWESVLRGKKCIVLVTELMTSGTLKTYLKRFKVMKPKVLRSWCRQILKGLHFLHTRTPPIVHRDLKCDNIFITGPTGSVKIGDLGLATLMRTSFAKSVIGTPEFMAPEMYEEHYDESVDVYAFGMCMLEMATSEYPYSECQNAAQIYRKVTSGIKPASFDKVNDPEIKEIIEGCIRQNKSQRLSVRDLLNHAFFGEDTGVRVELAEEDTGIQDCLALRIWVEDPKKLKGKHKDNEAIEFSYDLENDSAEEVALEMVKSGFFHESDAKVVGKSIRDRVNLIKKSRERRQQQVLQQQGFEERRDSTLTSYTFSLPSYPSSLVQGAAGYTGEGGGGGMQESEELPEVDQHVRQQNIFSGTTLNLPEGESIGSAICESYASGQSQAYPVQGESYTHSQTSLPPVASTTGALPHPQMLPIGESGSVPSIPLGQSVSMTSMSVGQSGGGPAAQTFLHTSTMVPQVSPSVPQQYFQSQTFPSDAFQTATPHGSLAPSQSYVPPVSPQAPINVVTASMPGSDAAGLAGTIVPHVQQTQHPATPMQLTDIISQAAPQQTQSVMIPQQTIVPQQQIGMDPQTSTLQQQLQPQMGAQAAELEQQQVTVAQPATEQHQQSLSAASIEKHQSETQQQICVQQPAPHVHPTSQKHVFTTQTGMEHRTMSVPQPGEQIQTYIQQPAGDPCEQTVVQSQQLQQQLQQQQTLLQQQQQKEQQQQALLLEQHQLYVQQQLDQQQQIALLKQQQQVQLQQQQALKQKQLLDQQQQQQQQAHIQQKQEQKQQGVLQQEQTIFQHQLEQQPQKQPPSQQQQQSQLYQQIGQPQTGTQKETENQQQSGQNEQQILLKQELQQTQQQNEQLQQQALIRQMEQQQARIQQQLIIQQQQQLQQKAQLQQQEQQQAQLKQQIEQQQQALLQQQLEQQRQQQVLLQQQAERLQQQAMIKQQIQEQQQAAIIQLQQTEKQEAVPIPQSNSEQQIHQRPADIQHMNISQLNSAHFTPHASQQQVIEQQQQVVLMQQQQQQQAFVAQPQQHTSVMEPRISVGAPVSTEAIHHQTHIMSQAQVAMTIPTTQIPVQMPASVPVQGQSEVHPQNQGQIPAQFIAQSAVQASQAMTESQVTPPLSLIQGHTQLIQKQQIPSQSSYPGPVPPMQNQVTSQRIQTHPLSTTFTQSQPLHGQVPKVDIQMMGQQTIVQPPAAIPSIPSQIQHETTVQQNTQMPGLIQPQLQQQTQGQQISQLHAQPATGPLTTQYVPQPTQQAIPPVQPDITRIAQQLEQQQPVIQYQQMILSPGSAGSGGIKTDGLSSVAAPLHPLQAVQAQVPGQRSVHPVVQADPSVIQSMSQPAVPQYTEQYQQQLPKLSHVQQSLAMPPPQAQLPAQTIPTPIQQPLPMKQALIPLDESQLPSQCQPTSPLMTLASGQLGPCNMAEPQSQGRTLPLYSHPVPGAPPSPQHQPKQMLPALTHTQTSSQAQAHSQTQTHTQTHTETPISEQPILSQAVFPAQQMPQSPLHTSCPPTLPCLTSLPSTYPTAAPTPELPTSPPMAQVTLPGQADFIPASPLPVTTLQSLDSNAPKLTQASLQDCDLSLLGIAQDGPCKTSADRHSLSGSIAASGEDTLQLLANGKLEKLKPQRRASSQKPEKHQFQLSMLQVSGSGDNMVECQLETHSNKMVTFKFDIEGDAPEDIADYMVEEDFVLDVEKDKFVEELRAIVKKAHEILQTHSETGSTDQLQVSTPTYSVDPVPHSSPVGRWRFFINQTIRHRDSLSSQGAATPPPTTETRIPQSPKIEKESEGSQSLESLTGIGSPSYPTLSATSPPDSTVLAPTSMIPSAPIHHTAPETKPGPVPVPVTTSAGLILASADQIPIAPSTITTPAAAAAAASLPSLSAAPTVVSPSPTTILPDNLSSPGTSVCSTASQIIDNTVIAASRPCMSAMDQSSASFHSPPPAVVMPSAVSQLGIEQQQTFTQVAQQAPQQPHQQLQSISQQQVPSPQQQLQPMQFEQQIQQPTPPQQSQHQVYQEQIPLQQEQALQQSLQQLHQQQLIQKQIPLHQQLTEVQALPQQCHTEVLQQSLSLPPFPLQPTEQPLIQQQTAQYVPQLLQQPQLQQLQQQIMAPASLLPPKQAHIDQQQQQQLNLEQTLHLQQQQMVQQQLQQQQLQMFMGAAALKPDQNQMLPQSVSQQFLQQQTQLNVCLVPQQQVPQQTQVPVELLPQHIQAQKQSQYTEQQQEIFKAMDTPHKQLQFPLQKQSSLQMSESEVSTGETSVTEETSSYSAPFHPSSDSSLPPLHLGTAEAPLPMLSHIMTPSPAQPSSVAESDSEGPPKIEFVDNRIKTLDEKLRNLLYQEYSSGTALAGGATSGPASAASTSAGGDESSEPQSIHLLSFPPPASISDTSPHSSSSTTSSTTSRSSSTSPDPEREGGAEKASTEVPNSVELDQVEQQPGLSLHTTSVSSNLPTSLLPPNQDDSAEPRRPPVPGEPTILAVPSHSDTSATGDASWPPNQQPIPLRHGQQQHNAGGGYFGLNLTCPSIRNPVSKKSWTRKFKNWACKLRHSASLFKKPRVQQGGNSSSQALKDEKERAPLNRPQPCKGRFQVTPVPQTSPPKAQPSGHGSTHRKVGRFSVTQTETKKDDRQTDSSPVSPDLERERRKCRAKDGDKEDSKRTPSMAHPPRGPGQSHSPLGSSDDDDESELEDEELRRELHKLREKHIKEVVSLQAQQNRELQELYRQLRSLKDQRQSLPASLSRTPPLPTMPPALSPRRPRPSKTKLRPRPHSHMDNNGVTHSGIQQSSSFSGSEKNRLSLYCKPEHHTSLPAKREHSPLRKSTFTDELHKLVDNWTKETVSTTPPKPSLNQIKQIQQVQELAGWSQPTEVAPPGWFPVAQAPPSPASLTVAASSHYTGGGSLSTLHSPGPPPQTHMAQVPPVQQSLHLHQSLPLQQMSYSQSPVCQQIPQPLMQTPMQSQSLSQTPPMAQPQSQPLLPSQMPTSPVSTATSLLPGSGTTAPTDSAAATGGAFCSSSSPSSTCSSSCSTAALPTSAKIHPTPPTSTLPLGQK